In the genome of Deltaproteobacteria bacterium, the window CGGGGGACTCGGATCGCCGTCGAGCTGCTCTTGCGGAAGCTGGCAGAGGGCGCGACCGAGGCAGATCTCCTGGATGCCTATCCGCGGCTCACGCGCGAGGACATCAAGGCTGCGATCGATTACGCCGCCGACGCGGGGGCGCGCGGGATTAGGTGACCTTGAGGGTGCGAACCGTGCTGCCGGGCGAGGGGCATTACACCGAAGCGGTGGACGCGGCCCGCCAGGCGGTTGCCAGAGCGCCCGGCGGATACGAAACCCTGCTCGTTCAAGGTCTCGCGCACGAGCTGGCGGCGGTCATCAGGCGATCCGACTCGGAGACCGATCACTGATGCCCCGCCGCACCGACATCCGCTCGATCCTCCTCATCGGCTCCGGCCCGATCGTCATCGGCCAGGCGTGCGAGTTCGACTACTCCGGCACCCAGGCCTGCAAGGCCCTCCGCGAGGAAGGCTATCGCGTCATCCTCGTCAACTCGAACCCGGCGACCATCATGACGGATCCGGAGTTCGCCGACCGCACCTATATCGAGCCGATGACGGTCGAGGTGCTCGACCGCATCATCGCCGCGGAGAAGCCCGACGCGCTCCTCCCAACCATCGGCGGGCAGACGGGACTCAACCTCGCGCTCGACCTCGCCGCGGCCGGCGTGCTCGCACGCCACAAAGTCGAGCTCATCGGCGCCAAGGTCGACGCCATCCGCCGCGCCGAGGACCGCGACCTGTTCAAGGAGACGATGGCCTCGATCGGCCTCGACCTCCCCCGCAGCGGCTACGCGCGGAGCATCGCCGAGGCGGAGGCGATCCGCCGCGACCTCGGCCTCCCGCTCATCATTCGCCCCTCGCGCACGCTCGGCGGCACCGGCGGAAGCTTCGCGACCACCGACGAGGAGTTCCGCGCCAACGTGGCGTGGGGCCTCGAGGCCTCGCCCGTCCACGAGATCCTGGTCGAGGAGTCGATCGCGGGCTGGAAGGAGTTCGAGCTCGAGGTGATGCGCGACGGGCGGGACAACGTCGTCATCGTGTGCTCGATCGAGAACTTCGACCCGATGGGCGTGCACACCGGCGACTCGATCACCGTGGCGCCCGCGCAGACGCTCACCGACAAGGAGTACCAGATCATGCGCGACGCGGCGGTCGCCTGCATCCGGGCGATCGGCGTCGACACGGGCGGGTCGAACATCCAGTTCGCGGTGCATCCCACGACGGGGCGGCTGGTCGTCATCGAGATGAACCCCCGCGTCTCGCGCAGCTCGGCGCTCGCCTCCAAGGCGACCGGCTTCCCGATCGCGAAGATCGCCGCCAAGCTCGCCGTCGGCTACACGCTCGACGAGATCCCGAACGACATCACGCGCGAGACGCCGGCCTGCTTCGAGCCCACCATTGACTACGTGGTCACCAAGATCCCCCGCTTCACGTTCGAGAAGTTCCCGCAGGCGACCGACGTCCTCGGGCCGCAGATGAAGTCCGTGGGCGAGGCGATGGCCATCGGCCGCACCTTCAAGGAGTCGCTGCAGAAGGCGATGCGCTCGCTCGAGATCGGGAGCCACGGCTTCGAGCCGCGCGAGGGCGAGGTGCGCGAGCGCCTGCGCGTGCCCAACGCCGAGCGCCTGTGGTACCTCGGCGAGGCCTTCCGGCGCGGCATGACGGTGGAGGACGTGGCGGCGCTGACGGCCATCGACCCGTGGTTCCTCCGCCACATCGACGAGATCATCGCCGAGGAGCGCGCCCTCGCGGCGGCGAAGGCGCTCGCGCCCGAGCGGCTCCGCGCGCTCAAGCAGCAGGGCTTCGCCGACGTGCGCCTGGCCGCGCTCGTCGGCACGACCGAGGACGCGGTGCGCGCCCGGCGCGAGGCCGCCGGCATCGAGCCCGTCTACAAGACCGTCGACACCTGCGGCGCCGAGTTCGAGGCGCACACCCCCTACCTCTACTCGACCTACGAGGAGGGCGACGACGAGGCGAAGGCGGAGCACCGGAAGAAGAAGATCGTCATCCTGGGGGGCGGGCCGAACCGGATCGGGCAGGGGATCGAGTTCGACTACTGCTGCGTCCACGCGGCCCTGGCGCTGCGCGAGGACGGCTTCGAGACCATCATGGTCAACTGCAACCCCGAGACCGTGAGCACCGACTACGACACCTCGGACAAGCTCTACTTCGAGCCGCTCACGCTCGAGGACGCCCTGGCGCTCATCCGCCGCGAGCGACCCGACGGCGTAGTCGTGCAGTTCGGCGGCCAGACGCCGCTCCGTCTCGCCGTGCCGCTCGAGCGCGCCGGCGTGCCGATCATCGGTACCACGCCCGACTCGATCGACCGC includes:
- a CDS encoding DUF433 domain-containing protein; translated protein: MTATDRIEMDPKVMMGKPVVRGTRIAVELLLRKLAEGATEADLLDAYPRLTREDIKAAIDYAADAGARGIR
- the carB gene encoding carbamoyl-phosphate synthase large subunit; its protein translation is MPRRTDIRSILLIGSGPIVIGQACEFDYSGTQACKALREEGYRVILVNSNPATIMTDPEFADRTYIEPMTVEVLDRIIAAEKPDALLPTIGGQTGLNLALDLAAAGVLARHKVELIGAKVDAIRRAEDRDLFKETMASIGLDLPRSGYARSIAEAEAIRRDLGLPLIIRPSRTLGGTGGSFATTDEEFRANVAWGLEASPVHEILVEESIAGWKEFELEVMRDGRDNVVIVCSIENFDPMGVHTGDSITVAPAQTLTDKEYQIMRDAAVACIRAIGVDTGGSNIQFAVHPTTGRLVVIEMNPRVSRSSALASKATGFPIAKIAAKLAVGYTLDEIPNDITRETPACFEPTIDYVVTKIPRFTFEKFPQATDVLGPQMKSVGEAMAIGRTFKESLQKAMRSLEIGSHGFEPREGEVRERLRVPNAERLWYLGEAFRRGMTVEDVAALTAIDPWFLRHIDEIIAEERALAAAKALAPERLRALKQQGFADVRLAALVGTTEDAVRARREAAGIEPVYKTVDTCGAEFEAHTPYLYSTYEEGDDEAKAEHRKKKIVILGGGPNRIGQGIEFDYCCVHAALALREDGFETIMVNCNPETVSTDYDTSDKLYFEPLTLEDALALIRRERPDGVVVQFGGQTPLRLAVPLERAGVPIIGTTPDSIDRAEDRERFEEVLGKLDLRRPPNGVARSAEEAVRVAAAIGYPLLVRPSYVLGGRAMEIVYDRESLARYMQVAVRVSPAHPVLIDQFLEDAVEVDVDAVSDGTEVVIGGIMEHIERAGVHSGDSACSLPPYTLDAEVQAEIRRQTVALARELAVVGLMNVQFAVKARVVYVLEVNPRASRTVPFVSKAIGVPLAKVAARCMVGRSLAAQGFTREIVPAHVNVKEAVFPFIKFPGVDTVLGPEMKSTGEVMGIDGSFGAAFAKAQIAASTILPAGGRAFISVPQADYAAVVPVACRLARARFTLLATRGTAGHLRAAGLTVEVVNKVSDGGPHIVDALRRGEVALVVNTPAGADSQRDAFHIRRTALECRVPYFTTLAAAAAAAEGIDLMRRGPFTVRPLQEHHRRA